In the genome of Chitinivorax tropicus, one region contains:
- a CDS encoding response regulator: MSSDDLDFFQPNTQPDSNKHPHAQMKVFIVDDDAILRELLAEALVDDYKVYCFECGEECLNQMRQLQPDIVLLDLHLPDIDGLELCRQIRRHHQAAELPVIFVSGDDSMDAKLAGYEAGAQDFLLKPVSNAELLHKVGVMATIVHDQRDLRERAGFAQQTAFTAMNGISDLGIILEFMRVSFACRTVEEVGQAILNTLSQWALQGALQIRHGAQELNMGSESPNSPLEASVLNHARSMGRIFQFKRYIVFNYGDLTLMITNMPLDDTDYCGRIRDNIAILAEGAEARLLSITSDEIRVRQSSGIDSTLQQLELSLEEIRHAYAAEKLRQTELIMHMHRDFSNMLVCFGLTDEQENNLMHQVAMYLHALQDNENLSNWLIQELQQSSSQLRQLAASGNHLIRPLNEPRNLQ; this comes from the coding sequence ATGAGTAGCGACGATTTGGACTTTTTCCAGCCCAATACACAGCCAGACAGCAACAAGCACCCCCACGCTCAAATGAAGGTGTTCATTGTCGATGATGATGCCATCCTCCGCGAATTGCTGGCCGAGGCGTTGGTCGATGACTACAAAGTGTATTGTTTCGAGTGCGGCGAAGAGTGCCTCAATCAGATGCGGCAATTGCAGCCGGACATCGTGCTGCTCGATCTGCACCTGCCCGACATCGACGGTCTTGAGCTCTGCAGACAGATTCGCCGCCACCATCAAGCTGCAGAGCTGCCCGTCATCTTCGTGTCAGGCGATGACTCGATGGATGCAAAACTCGCAGGCTATGAGGCCGGCGCTCAGGACTTTCTGCTGAAACCGGTCAGCAATGCAGAGTTGTTGCATAAAGTCGGGGTGATGGCCACCATCGTGCACGATCAACGCGATCTGCGTGAACGGGCAGGATTCGCCCAGCAGACAGCCTTCACCGCCATGAATGGCATCAGCGACCTGGGGATCATCCTTGAATTCATGCGTGTCTCTTTTGCCTGCCGCACCGTTGAAGAGGTCGGACAGGCCATTCTGAACACCTTGTCCCAATGGGCATTGCAAGGCGCACTGCAGATCCGCCATGGTGCGCAGGAATTGAATATGGGCTCCGAAAGCCCCAATTCTCCATTGGAAGCCTCGGTGCTCAACCACGCCCGCAGCATGGGCAGGATCTTCCAATTCAAGCGCTACATCGTCTTCAATTATGGCGATCTCACCTTGATGATCACCAACATGCCGCTGGATGACACCGACTATTGCGGTCGCATACGCGACAACATCGCCATCCTCGCGGAAGGTGCCGAGGCAAGGCTGCTGTCCATTACCAGCGATGAAATCAGAGTCCGCCAGTCCTCAGGTATCGATAGCACATTACAGCAGTTGGAACTCAGCCTGGAGGAGATCCGACATGCCTATGCCGCTGAAAAACTGCGGCAAACCGAGCTGATCATGCATATGCACCGTGACTTCAGCAATATGTTGGTGTGTTTTGGGCTCACGGACGAGCAGGAAAACAATCTGATGCATCAGGTGGCGATGTATCTGCACGCCCTGCAGGACAATGAGAACCTGAGCAACTGGCTGATTCAGGAGCTACAGCAATCCTCCAGCCAATTACGGCAGCTGGCGGCAAGTGGCAACCATTTGATCCGGCCACTCAACGAGCCCCGCAATCTGCAATGA